The Candidatus Saccharibacteria bacterium RAAC3_TM7_1 nucleotide sequence ATCAACTTGGCGTACTCCAATACATCAGCAAGATTCTCTCGTATAGTCAGGTCTTGGGGAAGAACACCCCTGTTTTCAGCTGTTAGTGTATAGCTGATTTTGTCACTGGCCCTGGCCGTTATTGTTGTCGCATTGACATTACCCTGTGTCATATTAGTTGTTGTTTTCGTCATAATGATATTGGCGTCACAGCGTTCGTCCTTAACCCAGATATCTGGATTACCCGGACATGGCTGACAGTCGGGCGAACTCGGTGGGAGGGAAGGATTGTAGCTGCAGACTTGAGGTTTGGCGATAGTAAATGATTTAACGCAATCTTCAGCGTCACTGACGGTGCCTTCGCTGGTCTGCACTTTCAAGGTAACTTGGTACTTTCCAACCTTGGAGAGTTCGAAGCTATTGGCGAGGACGGCCTCTTTTTGACTGGTAACAGTCATGCGTTTGACGACCTTACCAGTAGTTTTATCAGTCACGATAAATACATAGGCTTTAATCTTGGCTCCGTTGTTAGCATTCGCATAGCCAGACAACGAGACGATACTACGATTTGATATCTCTACAACAACATTTTTACAGATGACAACTGGCTTCTTAGGGACGACCGTAAATGATTCGCGGCATGAGGCGTCAGACTTCTTTCCTTCACTGGTACGTACGGTGAGCTCAACGTGGTATTTGCCTTCGGTAGTTTGCTCATAAGTAACGCTATCTCGATTTACAGTGCTGCTAGAGTAGATGGTTTTGATATTTACTCCTCGGTTGTTGGTAATGGCGTAGGTATATCCCTTGATAACGGCACCGTTTTTGTCGGTTGAGCGTCCGACAAAACGAAACTTAGTGCGGCTGAGCTTTTCTACCGTCAAATTTTGACAAGCGGCCATGGGTTTTGGTGGTACTTGTGGGGGTTTACTCGTGATTAAGTTGCCACAGTCTTTCTTGATTGCGAACCAGCCGAATGTCTTGGAGTGACCCACTAGTACGGGGTGGACGGGTCCGCCTTGCTCAGTGAGAGCCATCGGACGATAGTAAACAGTACCTGTTCCACCCGAGGATTTCTTGAATGACCAGCTGCGCTGACCCTGCGCGTAACTGTATAAGCTTGTCAGTGACCAGTTATAGTGACCGGGTTCGCGGACAGTAGCTGACTTGGTGTCGGCAATCTCGCCCCGTGTTATACCGAGAGAAGTATAGACATCTTTTATATTATTGATATTGCCATCGTAGTACCGGAGAAACTCCTTTGAACTGCTAACACCGCCGCGTACAAAATCAGCCGAACTAGCTGCGTTGGCCGCTTCGGGTGGCGAGAAAATGGCAAATGATTGAACGACGAGGGCAAGTGCAGTGAAAATAAGTCCCAGACGACGAGTAGCCTCTTCTTTACGTAGCCGTTTGGCATAAAAGCCAAGCTGCCCGACAAGTGCGGGGCTAAATGGCAGGTTTGAGACTAATTTACGAAACATCACCGGTAGTCTTTATTTTTTGTTTTTATATAAAAGTATATCCTTTGCTTCAAGATTAGCATAAGTATTGTGTTCAACGCAAGAGCTTGAGTGAATACAAATAATCCGATATAATGTGGGCAGTGTAAATAGCAGAATAGTCCGAAATAGTGAGGGGAGAATGGCTAAACAAAAAGCTGATGGCTCGTATGATGGGTCACAAATCCAAGTCTTAGAAGGCTTGGAGCCGGTGCGTAAGCGCCCCGGTATGTATATTGGTAGTACCGGGTATGACGGTATTCACCATCTTATTAAGGAAATTGCCGATAACTCGGTTGATGAAGCGATTGCTGGGTACGCTAGTAGGGTTGATATTGCTATCTTGGAGGATGGCGGCATCACAGTTACTGACGATGGG carries:
- a CDS encoding hypothetical protein (RAAC3_TM7_1_476); the encoded protein is MFRKLVSNLPFSPALVGQLGFYAKRLRKEEATRRLGLIFTALALVVQSFAIFSPPEAANAASSADFVRGGVSSSKEFLRYYDGNINNIKDVYTSLGITRGEIADTKSATVREPGHYNWSLTSLYSYAQGQRSWSFKKSSGGTGTVYYRPMALTEQGGPVHPVLVGHSKTFGWFAIKKDCGNLITSKPPQVPPKPMAACQNLTVEKLSRTKFRFVGRSTDKNGAVIKGYTYAITNNRGVNIKTIYSSSTVNRDSVTYEQTTEGKYHVELTVRTSEGKKSDASCRESFTVVPKKPVVICKNVVVEISNRSIVSLSGYANANNGAKIKAYVFIVTDKTTGKVVKRMTVTSQKEAVLANSFELSKVGKYQVTLKVQTSEGTVSDAEDCVKSFTIAKPQVCSYNPSLPPSSPDCQPCPGNPDIWVKDERCDANIIMTKTTTNMTQGNVNATTITARASDKISYTLTAENRGVLPQDLTIRENLADVLEYAKLIDLGGGTFDSNSNTLSWPEVTLFGGNKQSRTIVVELLSAIPATNTGTSNEDSFDCRMVNTFGNSVDINVTCPTQKVIVEQVVSELPRTGARENMIFAGVLLAVVTYFYARSRQLGKEIRLIRRGLNTGAL